Proteins from a single region of Phaeacidiphilus oryzae TH49:
- a CDS encoding NADP-dependent oxidoreductase translates to MRRIQYHRYGGPEVLRLEEWQPPRPGPGQVLVRVRAAGVNPMDIGIRHGRLKSLTGRKFPRGLGHDFSGVVEAVGDGVTRLRPGDEVLGVTSLKAAGAFADMVVAEETDVVHKPANLSWEQAATLGIAGGTAYQGLKRAELQSGQAVFVAGVLGAVGRSAAQIALAAGATVSGSCRESAWQDAHDLGVSPAVGFDFDAQKLRGRFDIVFDTAGKLPIATSRTLLKPGGRIIDIVPTPAKFVRSALSRSYQVVIGKANLQDVEEIARLAKDGVLRPLISQTVPLDKAIPALTELERNRAPGTGKLVFTMMSES, encoded by the coding sequence ATGAGGCGCATCCAGTACCACCGGTACGGCGGCCCCGAAGTGCTGCGACTGGAGGAGTGGCAGCCGCCGCGACCAGGACCCGGGCAGGTTCTGGTCCGCGTACGGGCGGCAGGGGTGAACCCGATGGATATCGGGATACGCCATGGCCGGCTGAAATCCTTGACCGGCCGGAAGTTCCCGCGCGGGCTGGGGCACGATTTTTCGGGCGTGGTCGAGGCGGTCGGCGACGGCGTCACCCGGCTGCGTCCCGGCGACGAGGTGCTGGGGGTGACGAGCCTCAAAGCGGCCGGAGCGTTCGCCGACATGGTGGTCGCCGAAGAGACGGACGTCGTGCACAAACCAGCGAACCTGTCCTGGGAGCAGGCCGCCACGCTCGGCATCGCGGGCGGCACTGCTTATCAGGGCCTGAAGAGGGCCGAGCTGCAATCGGGGCAGGCGGTCTTCGTCGCCGGCGTGCTCGGTGCGGTCGGCCGGTCGGCAGCGCAGATCGCCCTAGCCGCCGGTGCCACCGTGAGCGGCAGTTGCCGCGAGAGTGCGTGGCAGGACGCGCACGACCTCGGCGTCTCGCCGGCCGTCGGCTTCGACTTCGATGCGCAGAAACTACGCGGACGGTTCGACATCGTCTTCGACACGGCCGGCAAGCTACCGATCGCGACGTCCCGCACATTGCTGAAGCCCGGCGGCCGGATCATCGACATCGTGCCGACGCCCGCGAAATTCGTTCGCAGCGCTCTGAGCCGCTCGTACCAGGTGGTGATAGGCAAGGCCAACCTGCAGGACGTCGAAGAGATCGCACGGCTCGCCAAGGACGGCGTCCTACGTCCGCTCATCAGCCAGACGGTACCGCTCGACAAGGCGATACCGGCACTGACGGAACTCGAACGCAACCGCGCCCCCGGAACCGGAAAACTCGTCTTCACCATGATGTCGGAGTCATGA
- a CDS encoding MerR family transcriptional regulator yields MERWTIGEFSRITHLSIRTLRRYHEQGLLAPAQVDPATGYRYYTPAQVRPALTIRRLRELDLPLADLRSFLQTESGGADEEGHRAGQQIVAAHLRRLEDRLGRTQRTVQALRELLDPQAERTVSLEVLPPQRVLAVTLDVPSGADLSWYDDAMNDLDAAAGGRPVLPPGGRYQHSLFTDGHGRATVYLPAEVSLPPGGPSTVKPLQLPQRVAAVATHSGPHDDLDLTYSAVGSFAARNGLRSQDLVEEIYLVGPRDTDQPDRWRTLVAWLVDPDTSRSTT; encoded by the coding sequence GTGGAGCGATGGACAATCGGAGAGTTCTCCCGGATCACCCACCTGAGTATCCGCACGCTGCGCCGCTATCACGAGCAGGGCCTCCTCGCCCCCGCACAGGTCGACCCGGCCACGGGCTACCGCTACTACACCCCCGCACAGGTCCGGCCGGCACTGACCATCAGGCGGCTGCGAGAACTCGACCTCCCGCTGGCCGACCTCCGCAGCTTCCTCCAAACGGAGTCCGGCGGCGCGGACGAGGAAGGCCATCGTGCGGGGCAGCAGATCGTCGCTGCGCATCTCCGCCGGCTCGAAGACCGGCTCGGCCGAACCCAGCGAACGGTCCAGGCACTCCGGGAACTCCTCGATCCGCAGGCCGAGCGAACCGTGAGCCTTGAGGTCCTTCCGCCGCAACGCGTCCTCGCGGTGACCCTCGACGTCCCATCCGGAGCCGACCTGAGCTGGTACGACGACGCCATGAACGACCTGGACGCAGCGGCCGGCGGACGCCCGGTGCTCCCTCCGGGCGGCCGCTACCAGCACAGCCTCTTCACCGACGGGCACGGCCGCGCCACCGTCTATCTCCCCGCCGAGGTCTCGCTGCCACCAGGAGGACCGTCCACCGTGAAGCCGCTCCAACTGCCCCAGCGGGTCGCCGCCGTCGCCACCCACTCCGGCCCGCACGACGACCTCGACCTCACCTACAGCGCGGTGGGCTCCTTCGCCGCGCGCAACGGCCTGCGCTCCCAGGACCTCGTGGAGGAGATCTACCTCGTCGGACCACGCGACACCGACCAGCCCGACCGCTGGCGCACCCTCGTCGCCTGGCTGGTCGACCCCGACACGAGCCGATCGACGACGTAG
- a CDS encoding SDR family oxidoreductase codes for MSSNDLDGRRAVVAGGSKGTGLATARRLRDAGAEVVTIARTPPETADPRFVQADLSTPEGVASAAAAVAELLGVPDILVDVVGGSRAPAGGYAALDDGAWAQELALNLFSAVRLDRALVPGMTSRGSGAVVHVTSIQRRMPLHDSTLAYAAAKSALAAYSKGLANELAPRGVRVNSVAPGFIRTDGAELLLARRMSEGGISREAALEDLMQVLGGIPLGRPAEPEEVAKLIAFLVSDRASAVTGAEHVIDGGTIRTL; via the coding sequence ATGAGCAGCAATGATCTCGATGGACGTCGCGCCGTGGTGGCGGGCGGCAGCAAGGGAACCGGGCTGGCGACAGCACGCCGGCTCCGAGACGCCGGGGCGGAGGTGGTCACCATCGCCCGTACGCCGCCGGAGACAGCCGACCCCCGCTTCGTCCAGGCCGACCTGAGCACCCCCGAGGGCGTCGCGTCGGCGGCCGCGGCAGTGGCCGAGCTCCTGGGTGTCCCGGACATCCTGGTGGATGTCGTGGGCGGCTCCCGCGCCCCGGCCGGCGGGTACGCGGCTCTGGACGACGGAGCGTGGGCGCAGGAGCTTGCCCTCAACTTGTTCTCGGCGGTCCGGCTGGATCGCGCGCTGGTCCCCGGGATGACCTCACGCGGATCGGGCGCCGTGGTGCACGTGACCTCGATCCAGCGCCGGATGCCGCTGCACGACTCGACGCTGGCGTACGCGGCGGCCAAGAGTGCCCTGGCCGCCTACAGCAAAGGCCTGGCGAACGAGCTCGCGCCGAGAGGTGTCCGGGTCAACTCGGTCGCCCCCGGCTTCATCCGCACCGACGGTGCCGAGCTCCTCCTCGCCCGCCGGATGAGCGAGGGCGGCATCTCCCGCGAGGCCGCTCTCGAGGACCTGATGCAGGTCCTCGGCGGTATCCCGCTGGGGCGGCCCGCCGAGCCGGAAGAGGTGGCCAAGCTGATCGCCTTCCTGGTCTCGGACCGGGCGAGTGCGGTCACCGGCGCCGAACACGTCATCGACGGCGGCACCATCCGCACCCTCTGA
- a CDS encoding TetR family transcriptional regulator: protein MARWEPGAAGRLREAAVELFARQGFDQTTAAEIAAAAGLTRRTFFRHFPDKRDVLFAGEAALERALVSAVDEAPEGLSPLSLIGLALDRASDVFVDMPRDRVRARQAIIDSDASLLERQREKYAALARAMGAALARRGIGEPAATLAAECASVVFTVALTQWLADGESRSLSVIAAEVLAELRALDVPR from the coding sequence ATGGCGCGCTGGGAACCTGGAGCGGCAGGACGGCTCCGGGAGGCCGCGGTCGAGCTGTTCGCTCGCCAGGGGTTCGACCAGACGACGGCGGCGGAGATCGCGGCGGCCGCGGGGCTGACCCGGCGTACGTTCTTCCGGCATTTTCCCGACAAACGTGACGTGTTGTTCGCCGGGGAGGCGGCATTGGAGCGGGCGCTGGTCAGCGCCGTCGACGAGGCGCCGGAGGGACTTTCGCCGCTGTCGCTGATCGGGCTGGCCCTGGATCGGGCGAGTGACGTCTTCGTGGACATGCCGCGGGACCGGGTGCGGGCCCGTCAGGCGATCATCGACTCGGACGCGTCGTTGCTCGAGCGCCAGCGGGAGAAATACGCCGCCCTGGCCCGCGCGATGGGCGCGGCCTTGGCGCGCAGAGGGATCGGCGAGCCTGCGGCGACCTTGGCGGCCGAGTGCGCCTCGGTCGTCTTCACCGTTGCGCTCACGCAGTGGTTGGCGGACGGCGAGTCGCGATCGTTGTCGGTCATCGCCGCAGAGGTGCTTGCTGAGCTGCGTGCGCTCGACGTTCCTCGCTGA
- a CDS encoding nuclear transport factor 2 family protein — protein MQDVQEFAEEYFAAAIAPDRERYFALFDDDIVIHDDGHSYHGLTAVRRWRTAVPPVRYHLRGVTGTAATCQAVAEVSGDFPGSPVTLRFTFERDAQGRITLLDITP, from the coding sequence ATGCAGGACGTCCAGGAGTTCGCCGAAGAGTACTTCGCCGCGGCGATCGCCCCCGACCGCGAGCGCTACTTCGCGCTCTTCGACGACGACATCGTCATCCACGACGACGGTCACAGCTATCACGGGCTTACCGCCGTACGCCGCTGGCGCACCGCCGTCCCGCCGGTGCGCTACCACCTTCGCGGAGTCACCGGGACGGCCGCCACGTGTCAGGCCGTCGCGGAGGTCTCCGGCGACTTCCCCGGCAGCCCGGTCACCCTCCGCTTCACCTTCGAACGCGACGCACAGGGGAGGATCACACTGTTGGACATCACACCCTGA